The DNA segment ATTGTCCTGAATCCCTGCAAAGTAGAGGTATTTATTGTAGATAAACAGGACAATGTACAACCCCAGAAATCCGATAGAAAACAGGTTCCTCCGGATGTAACCGCTCATGTACGGGGCTGAGGAAATATCCACCACCAGTTCGGTGATGATTAGGGCTGTCAACAGAAAGTCTATAACCTGAATAAGGATGAGGATCGCCGGCTGAGTAAGTTCGGCCTGCTCGAGAAACAGAGAGACGATGCTTAAAACCAAGGTGATAATCACCAGGGTATTCAAGAAACCCTGGACGGCCAACCGGCTGGTTTCCCGCCGGCTGGCTGCCTGCTGTTCTGTTGATATTCTGGGTTTTGGGGACCTACTCACGGATCAGAGTATAGTAAATTCACTTCAGGTCTTCTATAGCATGCCAGGGAAATGTCCGGCGAGGCCTTATGCTCCATCGGAGGGTCTGAGTATAACCCCCCTTCCCGGGGCAATGGTTATTTCATCTCCCTCGGAGATTCGTTGATTTGAGACCAGGTCCACCACGGAGCTTCCCTGGAATTCCGGCGGAACACTCAACCGGTAGGGACGATGGCCGGCATTGATCACCACCAACCGGGAGTTGGAGCTGCCCTGGCACGGGTTGATCCCCCGGGGGTGAGCGGTGAACCCCCGGGTTGGTTCTTGATTCTTGGGATGCTTTGGGTTCTCCCCGGGAGGGATAATCCTCCAGAAGCCGATAACCCTGTGGGGATGATCTCCTGCCCAGGGACGGTAGCTTCCATACTGAAGGACGGGGTCTTCCCGCCGTATTGTTATGAGTCTCCGATAGAGTTCTGCAAATTCAGGAACCGGCGCCGGTTTATCCCATTCGATGGGTTTGCGGTACTCCGCCTCTTCCAAACCGGTGTATCCCAGTTCGTCCCCCATATACACGCTGGGAACCCCCGGAAAGGTGAACTGAAAGAATACTGCCCCAGCCATTCGTTCAGGCAACCCGTTGCACCATACCATGAAGCGGGGCACATCGTGACTATCCAGCAGATTCATCTGTGCACCACTGACTTGCTCGGGATACCGCATCAGCAGACCCTGGGCTTTTTCCATGAATGTCTGGGGGGAGATTTGTTCTTCAGCAAAAAACTCACGGCAGACCCGGGAGAATTCGTAGTTCATGGTGGAGTGATACTGGGTCCCGTCCAGCCAGGCGTTGGAATCCTCCCAGATCTCCCCCACTAATACTGCGTGAGGATTGACCTCGGATACTGCCTGCCGAAAGGCCCGCCAGAATCCATGGTCTACCTCGTTGGCAACATCCAGGCGCCAACCGTCCAGGTTAAATTTCTGTATCCAGTATTGCCCTACCCGACAGAAGTAGTCCCGGACCTCAGGATTCCCGGTGTTTAGCTTGGGCATATGGGGTTCGTACCCAAAGGCGGCGTAGTTAGGGGGATAGACGGCTAGAGCGGGCAGGTCAGCCTGGTAAAACCAGTCACGGTAGGGGCTTTCCTCTCCCCGTTCCATAAGATCCCGAAAGGCGAAAAAATACTCCCCGGCGTGGTTGAACACCCCGTCTAACAGCACCCGAATCCCCCGGTCGTGGCAGGCCTCAACCAGCTGGGAGAGATCTTTCTCGGTTCCAAATACCGGATCGATGGTAAAATAATCAATAATATCATATTTATGCCAATGGTGAGCGGGCATAATGGGGTTCAGATAGAGGCAAGACACCCCCAGATCGGCGAGGTAATCCAGGTTCTCCCGGATCCCCTGAATAGTGCCGCCATGCCGGCTTCCACAGACTACCTCTTCGGGCTTGACCTCGGGAAGGGCTGGGGTTCCGGGGGCCTTCCCCCAATCACCATGGTCGGTAGTTTTGGAGAGAAACACACCCGGCCTTCCTCCGGCGGGGCTCAGGCGTCTCCCTTTGGCGAAACTATCCGGGAAGATCTGATACATCACGGATTCCTGATACCATTGCGGCACCGTGAAAAGGTCGTCCCTGTTTAGGTATGGGAATTGGTAGTACTCACTCCGGTGAACCAAGGGGGATTCACGGATCTCGTTTCCAAAATAATAGGCAGATTCGCTGCCGCTTTGAATCCAAAAATAGTAGCATATACGGGGCAGACTCTCCTGAAGCCGAACCTCCCACCAGTCATGGTAGAGGGTGGACCCGGCTGCTTCCATTTCAACGGGATCAAGACGGATAGGGTTGTCCGGGAAGGCTCGATCGCCGTAGAACACGACGACTCGCTGTACATCACCCTTGGCGGTTCGTAGTCGGATAACGAGTTCGTCTTCGCTTAGTGCAAAGGCATATTCACTTTTCATTCTATGACAGATACCTGCTGTATTCATGGGTTGCATCTCCTTAGGTTTGCGGTCGGTATGTAAAAACAGGGTTGATCGGTGGCCTTAGTATTTTGAGCCCCCAGCGGTGAGCCCTCCCACCATAAAGCGCTGGATCAGAAAGAACACTATCAGCACCGGTATGGTGACAATGACAGCGCCTGCGGTAAAAACCGGCCAATTGGTGGTGTACTGAGTTCCCTGGAGGGAATACAATCCTGCAGCAAGAGTGAACTTATCTTGGCTGGTCAAGAAGCTGACGGCGTAAATATATTCATTCCAGGTAGTTATAAAGATGAGTACGGATGTTACAATCACTGCCGGAAGAGCGAGGGGAAGACTCACTGTTGCCAGAATGCGTAGGGTGCCTGCGCCTTCAATCCGCGCCGCTTCTTCCAGGGAAATTGAAATTGTGTCGAAGTACCCCTTCATGTTCCAAATTGCGAAGATAATCATCATTCCCGTATACACCATCATGAGTCCCAGATAGCTGTTCATTAAACCAAAGGTTCGAAAGAGCCGGTAGATAGCCACCATGCTCAAGATTGAGGGAAAGGCATTCAGCAGCAGGAAAAGGTACAACAATCCCCGGCGCCCGGGAAACCGGAATCGGGAGAAGGCCCAGGCAGAGGGCACGGCCACCACCAGGGCAAAAAACACCGTGCCCAGGGCTAACAGGGCGGAGTTGCCAAACCACTGAAAAAAAGGCTTGTCCATAAGGATAATTCGATAGTTTTCCAGGGTAAGCTTCTCAGGAATTAATCCCAGAGAGCTGGAGACCAACCCTCCCTGACCGCTGAAGGATAGACTCAGGGTATAGATAATCGGCAGCAAGAACCCGGCGCTGAGTACGATGAGTGCCATATGAATCCAAATATGACTCCGGGGGCGCCGAGGGGATGCTTGCGAGATGGTGCCCAAGGATGGTGTACGGGATTTCCCCGGATTCTGTCTCACCTTGGCTTGGGATACTTGAGATGGCTGACTCATACTTCCCCCCCGGTCTTAAATCGGCGCTGGACTACTTCACTGCCCACAGTCATTAGAATGATCATGACGAAGATGATGACCGACAGTGCTGAGCTGAATCCGTAATTGTTGGTTACGAAGGCATTTTCAAATGCATAGGTAATGACCATATGGATATCCGCTCCGGTTTTACTACCCATCTGCTGGGTCATTAGATAAACTATGTCAAATTGTTTGAAGGTAACAAAGGCGGTGATGGTCATCGCCGGCACGAGAACCGGCCGAAGCAACGGTACCGTGATATGCTGGATTTGGGTTAGAAGATTGGCACCGTCGATTTGGGCAGATTCATAGTACTCCTTGTCGATACTCTGTAGCCCGCCTAACACAACCAGGATCATAAAGGGGAGAGCCAGCCATAGATTCACAATGAGGACAGCAATGAAGGCATTGAAATCTTGACTCAGCCACTGAATGGGCTCAAGCCCAAGACGAACAAGTATTTTATTCAGCAATCCGTAGCGGAAATTAAACAACCCATTCCGCCAAATGAGGGCGGAGATATACCCTGGGACCGCCCAGGGTATCATGAAAATGGTACGGTATAAGCCCTGGAACCGTAATCGTGGGGTATTCAACATAAGACCGACCCCAAGGGCAATGAAGTACTGAAGTATGAGGTTGATAAGGGTCCACAATACCGTACGAAGGAAGGCCTCAATAAAACCGCCGTCCAAGGTCGAGAATGCCCTGATATAATTCTGAAACCCCTGGAGCTCAAAATTATTCCAGTGATAAATGTTCATGTTGGTCAAACTGATATAGACGGTGAAGGCAATGGGAAACACCACAATCAATCCTACCAGTATGAGAGACGGGGTAACCAACATCGTAGGAACCCGCCAATCTTTTGTATAATGTGCCAAGGTACGACTCCTTTTGGAGTGTGCAAAAGGTTGTAAACTACGCCAGATATAGCGGCATAGTCCGGGAACCAACCCAGGGGTGGTGTCACTGGGGTGAAAAGTTACAACCTTTTGCGCACTACAGACTCCGTTTTAAAAATCAGCCCCGGGGGATCCATGCAATGGGGAGGTGGGGGTATCCCCCGGAACTGAAGGTAATACTGCGGGAAAAATACCCGGTATAGCTATCTTCCCTAGGGTTCTACTGCATATCCCGGATTTTCTGTTCGGAATCAGCCTGAGCCTTGTCCAACTCAGCCTGGGGATCCCTTCCTTGTTTGTTAACATTTACCAAGGCGGTCTCGGTGGTTACCCACATCACATCCATTTCTGGGACATTAGGCATGGGGGTAGCAGCTTCACCCGCACCACGAATGGCCATAATCAATTCATTTCCACGAATCTCGGGATTATTATAGGCTTCTAAATGAGCCGGTGCTGCCCCGGTGGCCAGGGCGAGCCGCTCTCCTAAGCCCTTTGATGTAACAAATTCAGCAACGCGCAACGCGGCTTCCTTGTTTGGACTGGAACTGACCACCATAAGTCCTTGTACCCCGGTGAAGGGTTTCAGGGGTTCGCCGACCTCGTCGATTACAGGCATGGGGGCAAACCCGAGGTTGATACCCTTTTCCCGTACTGCAGGGATGAGCCAGGGACCGTTGAGGGTGCTTGCTGCCTTGCCCTCGGTGAACAAGGTGGTAACCGTGTTCCACTCCCCATCAATAGGCATGTAGTCTACAAACCTACTATGATAA comes from the Spirochaeta lutea genome and includes:
- a CDS encoding sugar ABC transporter permease, producing MALIVLSAGFLLPIIYTLSLSFSGQGGLVSSSLGLIPEKLTLENYRIILMDKPFFQWFGNSALLALGTVFFALVVAVPSAWAFSRFRFPGRRGLLYLFLLLNAFPSILSMVAIYRLFRTFGLMNSYLGLMMVYTGMMIIFAIWNMKGYFDTISISLEEAARIEGAGTLRILATVSLPLALPAVIVTSVLIFITTWNEYIYAVSFLTSQDKFTLAAGLYSLQGTQYTTNWPVFTAGAVIVTIPVLIVFFLIQRFMVGGLTAGGSKY
- a CDS encoding glycoside hydrolase family 13 protein; translation: MNTAGICHRMKSEYAFALSEDELVIRLRTAKGDVQRVVVFYGDRAFPDNPIRLDPVEMEAAGSTLYHDWWEVRLQESLPRICYYFWIQSGSESAYYFGNEIRESPLVHRSEYYQFPYLNRDDLFTVPQWYQESVMYQIFPDSFAKGRRLSPAGGRPGVFLSKTTDHGDWGKAPGTPALPEVKPEEVVCGSRHGGTIQGIRENLDYLADLGVSCLYLNPIMPAHHWHKYDIIDYFTIDPVFGTEKDLSQLVEACHDRGIRVLLDGVFNHAGEYFFAFRDLMERGEESPYRDWFYQADLPALAVYPPNYAAFGYEPHMPKLNTGNPEVRDYFCRVGQYWIQKFNLDGWRLDVANEVDHGFWRAFRQAVSEVNPHAVLVGEIWEDSNAWLDGTQYHSTMNYEFSRVCREFFAEEQISPQTFMEKAQGLLMRYPEQVSGAQMNLLDSHDVPRFMVWCNGLPERMAGAVFFQFTFPGVPSVYMGDELGYTGLEEAEYRKPIEWDKPAPVPEFAELYRRLITIRREDPVLQYGSYRPWAGDHPHRVIGFWRIIPPGENPKHPKNQEPTRGFTAHPRGINPCQGSSNSRLVVINAGHRPYRLSVPPEFQGSSVVDLVSNQRISEGDEITIAPGRGVILRPSDGA
- a CDS encoding carbohydrate ABC transporter permease, whose protein sequence is MAHYTKDWRVPTMLVTPSLILVGLIVVFPIAFTVYISLTNMNIYHWNNFELQGFQNYIRAFSTLDGGFIEAFLRTVLWTLINLILQYFIALGVGLMLNTPRLRFQGLYRTIFMIPWAVPGYISALIWRNGLFNFRYGLLNKILVRLGLEPIQWLSQDFNAFIAVLIVNLWLALPFMILVVLGGLQSIDKEYYESAQIDGANLLTQIQHITVPLLRPVLVPAMTITAFVTFKQFDIVYLMTQQMGSKTGADIHMVITYAFENAFVTNNYGFSSALSVIIFVMIILMTVGSEVVQRRFKTGGEV